A section of the Streptomyces sp. NBC_01591 genome encodes:
- a CDS encoding ABC transporter permease, giving the protein MTAPLHEPTKEADPVATGGPAVDSGVKKVEGRSLKQIAWNRLKQDKVALTGGIVVLGLIVVAIFAPLIVNLFGHPPNEFHQDMLDPLTNLPMGDLGGVSGDYLFGVEPNKGRDIFSRVVYGARISLLVAFLAALVAVALGTLFGIIAGYFGGWVDAVISRVMDVLLSFPQLLFIISLVSVLPDDLLGLTGSGVRIAVLVAVIGFFGWPYVGRIVRGQTLSLREREYVEAARSLGGGRTHILFRELLPNLVAPITVYATLMIPTNILTEAALSFLGAGVRPPTASWGGMLRDALETYEHDPMFMVFPGVTIFITVLAFNLFGDGLRDALDPKGTR; this is encoded by the coding sequence ATGACGGCACCACTGCACGAGCCGACCAAGGAAGCGGATCCGGTCGCGACCGGCGGTCCCGCAGTCGACTCCGGGGTGAAGAAGGTCGAGGGACGGTCTCTCAAGCAGATCGCCTGGAACCGCCTGAAGCAGGACAAGGTCGCTCTGACGGGTGGCATCGTTGTCCTCGGCCTGATCGTGGTGGCGATCTTCGCTCCGCTGATCGTGAACCTGTTCGGGCATCCGCCGAACGAGTTCCACCAGGACATGCTCGACCCGCTGACCAATCTCCCTATGGGTGATCTCGGCGGCGTGAGCGGCGACTACCTCTTCGGCGTCGAGCCCAACAAGGGCCGCGACATCTTCAGCCGGGTCGTCTACGGTGCCCGGATCTCGCTGCTCGTGGCCTTCCTGGCGGCCTTGGTCGCCGTCGCCCTCGGCACTCTCTTCGGGATCATCGCCGGCTACTTCGGCGGCTGGGTGGACGCGGTGATCAGCCGGGTCATGGACGTGCTGCTGTCCTTCCCGCAGCTCCTCTTCATCATCTCGCTGGTCTCGGTCCTCCCCGACGATCTGCTCGGGCTCACCGGCAGCGGCGTACGCATCGCCGTACTCGTCGCCGTCATCGGCTTCTTCGGCTGGCCGTACGTGGGACGCATCGTCCGGGGCCAGACGCTCTCGCTGCGCGAGCGCGAGTACGTGGAGGCGGCGCGCAGCCTCGGCGGGGGACGGACACACATCCTCTTCCGTGAGCTGCTGCCGAACCTGGTGGCGCCGATCACCGTCTACGCGACGCTCATGATCCCCACCAACATCCTCACCGAAGCGGCCCTCAGCTTCCTCGGTGCCGGTGTCCGGCCGCCCACCGCCTCCTGGGGCGGGATGCTGCGGGACGCCCTGGAGACGTACGAGCACGACCCGATGTTCATGGTCTTCCCCGGCGTGACGATCTTCATCACCGTGCTGGCCTTCAACCTCTTCGGGGACGGGCTGCGCGACGCCCTGGACCCCAAGGGGA
- a CDS encoding enhanced serine sensitivity protein SseB C-terminal domain-containing protein, protein MSASGTAAAGQVEHMLRQVTPGRYDAYEALLQALASGRIWMLLWHGQAGSPDAQYGNMEVDGLGYAPCVTSAQELSASGWNRAHELVGGRDIARALFPDRWGIWLNPHAPGGGVGIPWLDLRRIATGLDRMPAGPLRLTEPAIEIPQFYALLTQNAHRTPAIRSLRRAWVQPALGVPYLTIGLDLYDTSPPSVDAARAMMQQSISAVPDGLPVSTVAMSDEYDPVAMWLRANARPFYDREAHAPAAPAAGYGYPPQGTY, encoded by the coding sequence GTGAGTGCGTCAGGCACCGCGGCGGCCGGGCAGGTCGAGCACATGCTGCGCCAAGTGACGCCCGGGCGCTATGACGCGTACGAGGCACTGCTGCAGGCCCTCGCGAGCGGCCGGATCTGGATGCTCCTCTGGCACGGCCAGGCGGGCTCGCCCGACGCCCAGTACGGAAACATGGAGGTCGACGGCCTCGGCTACGCCCCCTGTGTGACCTCCGCCCAGGAGCTCTCGGCCAGTGGCTGGAACCGCGCCCATGAGCTGGTCGGCGGCCGGGACATCGCCCGAGCCCTCTTCCCCGACCGCTGGGGCATCTGGCTCAACCCGCACGCCCCCGGCGGCGGCGTGGGCATCCCCTGGCTGGATCTGCGCCGGATCGCCACCGGCCTCGACCGGATGCCGGCCGGCCCGCTCCGGCTCACCGAGCCGGCCATCGAGATCCCGCAGTTCTACGCCCTGCTCACGCAGAACGCCCATCGCACACCGGCGATCCGCTCGCTGCGCCGCGCCTGGGTGCAGCCCGCGCTCGGGGTCCCGTACCTCACCATCGGTCTCGACCTCTACGACACGAGCCCGCCCTCGGTGGACGCGGCGCGCGCGATGATGCAGCAGTCGATCTCCGCCGTCCCGGACGGGCTGCCCGTCTCCACCGTCGCGATGTCCGACGAGTACGACCCGGTCGCGATGTGGCTGCGCGCCAACGCCCGCCCGTTCTACGACCGTGAGGCGCATGCCCCGGCGGCCCCCGCCGCGGGCTACGGCTACCCGCCGCAGGGCACGTACTGA
- the gcvH gene encoding glycine cleavage system protein GcvH: protein MSNPQQLRYSKEHEWLSAVEDGVATIGITEHAANALGDVVYVQLPEVGDTVTAGETCGELESTKSVSDLYSPVTGEVTEANQDVVDDPSLVNSAPFEGGWLFKVRVAEEPGDLLSADEYTEFSGN, encoded by the coding sequence ATGAGCAACCCCCAGCAGCTGCGTTACAGCAAGGAGCACGAGTGGCTGTCGGCCGTCGAGGACGGTGTGGCCACGATCGGTATCACCGAGCACGCGGCCAACGCGCTCGGCGACGTCGTCTACGTCCAGCTCCCCGAGGTCGGTGACACGGTGACCGCGGGCGAGACCTGTGGTGAGCTGGAGTCGACCAAGTCGGTCAGCGACCTGTACTCCCCGGTGACCGGCGAGGTCACCGAGGCGAACCAGGACGTCGTGGACGACCCGTCGCTGGTGAACTCCGCTCCCTTCGAAGGCGGCTGGCTGTTCAAGGTACGCGTCGCGGAGGAGCCGGGGGACCTGCTCTCCGCCGACGAGTACACCGAGTTCTCCGGCAACTAA
- the gcvT gene encoding glycine cleavage system aminomethyltransferase GcvT: MSTAPRLTALDALHRSLGATMTDFAGWDMPLRYASERDEHNAVRTKAGLFDLSHMGEITVTGPEAAAFLNFALVGNIGTVAVGRARYTMICAEDGGILDDLIVYRLGESEYMVVANAGNAQIVLDALTARADGFDAEVRDDRDAYALLAVQGPESPAILAAVTDADLDGLKYYAGLPGTVAGVPALIARTGYTGEDGFELFVAPVHAEQLWKALTEAGASRGLIPCGLSCRDTLRLEAGMPLYGHELTTGLTPFDAGLGRVVKFEKEGDFVGRKALQAAAEHAETAPPRKLVGLVAEGRRVPRAGFSVVVGGEVVGEVTSGAPSPTLGKPIAMAYVDAAHATPGAEGVGVDVRGTHEPYEVVALPFYKRQK; encoded by the coding sequence ATGAGCACCGCCCCCCGTCTCACCGCCCTCGATGCCCTGCACCGTTCGCTGGGCGCGACCATGACCGACTTCGCGGGCTGGGACATGCCCCTGCGGTACGCCAGTGAGCGCGACGAGCACAACGCGGTGCGCACGAAGGCCGGCCTCTTCGACCTGTCGCACATGGGCGAGATCACCGTCACCGGCCCCGAGGCGGCGGCCTTCCTGAACTTCGCGCTGGTCGGCAACATCGGCACCGTCGCCGTGGGCCGGGCCCGCTACACGATGATCTGCGCCGAGGACGGCGGCATCCTGGACGACCTGATCGTCTACCGCCTCGGCGAGAGCGAGTACATGGTCGTCGCCAACGCGGGCAACGCCCAGATCGTGCTGGACGCGCTGACGGCGCGGGCCGACGGCTTCGACGCCGAGGTGCGCGACGACCGCGACGCGTACGCGCTGCTCGCCGTCCAGGGCCCCGAGTCCCCCGCCATCCTGGCCGCCGTCACCGATGCCGACCTGGACGGTCTGAAGTACTACGCCGGTCTGCCCGGCACGGTCGCCGGTGTCCCCGCGCTGATCGCCCGTACCGGCTACACCGGTGAGGACGGCTTCGAGCTGTTCGTCGCCCCCGTCCACGCCGAGCAGCTGTGGAAGGCGCTGACCGAGGCGGGCGCCTCCCGCGGCCTGATCCCGTGCGGGCTCTCCTGCCGCGACACGCTGCGCCTGGAGGCGGGCATGCCGCTGTACGGACACGAGCTGACCACCGGGCTCACCCCGTTCGACGCCGGTCTCGGCCGGGTCGTGAAGTTCGAGAAGGAGGGCGACTTCGTCGGCCGCAAGGCCCTCCAGGCCGCCGCCGAGCACGCCGAGACCGCCCCGCCGCGCAAGCTGGTCGGGCTGGTCGCCGAGGGCCGCCGGGTGCCGCGCGCCGGCTTCTCGGTCGTCGTCGGCGGCGAGGTCGTCGGCGAGGTCACCTCGGGCGCCCCGTCGCCCACCCTGGGCAAGCCGATCGCCATGGCGTACGTCGACGCCGCGCACGCCACGCCCGGTGCCGAGGGCGTCGGAGTGGACGTCCGGGGCACCCACGAGCCGTACGAGGTCGTGGCGCTGCCGTTCTACAAGCGCCAGAAGTGA
- the glyA gene encoding serine hydroxymethyltransferase codes for MSLLNSSLHELDPDVAAAVDAELHRQQSTLEMIASENFAPVAVMEAQGSVLTNKYAEGYPGRRYYGGCEHVDVVEQIAIDRIKALFGAEAANVQPHSGAQANAAAMFALLKPGDTIMGLNLAHGGHLTHGMKINFSGKLYNVVPYHVDETGVVDMAEVERLAKESKPKLIVAGWSAYPRQLDFAAFRRIADEVGAYLMVDMAHFAGLVAAGLHPNPVPHAHVVTTTTHKTLGGPRGGVILSTQELAKKINSAVFPGQQGGPLEHVIAAKAVSFKVAATEEFKERQQRTLDGARILAERLVQPDVTEVGVSVLSGGTDVHLVLVDLRNSELDGQQAEDRLHELGITVNRNAIPNDPRPPMVTSGLRIGTPALATRGFQTEDFTEVAEIIAAALKPSYDADALKARVVALAEKFPLYPGLK; via the coding sequence ATGTCGCTTCTCAACTCCTCCCTCCACGAGCTGGACCCGGACGTCGCCGCCGCTGTCGACGCCGAGCTCCACCGTCAGCAGTCCACCCTCGAGATGATCGCCTCGGAGAACTTCGCTCCGGTCGCGGTCATGGAGGCCCAGGGCTCCGTCCTCACCAACAAGTACGCCGAGGGCTACCCCGGCCGCCGCTACTACGGCGGCTGCGAGCACGTCGACGTCGTCGAGCAGATCGCCATCGACCGCATCAAGGCGCTGTTCGGCGCCGAGGCCGCGAACGTCCAGCCGCACTCCGGTGCGCAGGCCAACGCCGCCGCGATGTTCGCGCTGCTCAAGCCGGGCGACACGATCATGGGCCTGAACCTGGCCCACGGCGGTCACCTGACCCACGGCATGAAGATCAACTTCTCCGGCAAGCTCTACAACGTGGTCCCGTACCACGTCGACGAGACCGGCGTCGTGGACATGGCCGAGGTCGAGCGTCTGGCCAAGGAGTCCAAGCCGAAGCTGATCGTCGCCGGCTGGTCCGCGTACCCCCGTCAGCTGGACTTCGCCGCCTTCCGCCGCATCGCGGACGAGGTCGGCGCGTACCTCATGGTCGACATGGCGCACTTCGCCGGTCTGGTGGCCGCGGGGCTGCACCCCAACCCGGTGCCGCACGCCCACGTCGTCACGACCACCACGCACAAGACCCTCGGCGGTCCGCGCGGTGGCGTCATCCTGTCGACGCAGGAGCTCGCCAAGAAGATCAACTCCGCGGTCTTCCCGGGCCAGCAGGGCGGCCCGCTGGAGCACGTGATCGCGGCCAAGGCGGTCTCGTTCAAGGTGGCGGCGACGGAGGAGTTCAAGGAGCGCCAGCAGCGCACCCTGGACGGCGCCCGCATCCTCGCCGAGCGCCTGGTCCAGCCGGACGTCACCGAGGTCGGTGTCTCCGTGCTGTCCGGCGGTACGGACGTCCACCTGGTCCTCGTCGACCTGCGCAACTCCGAGCTGGACGGCCAGCAGGCCGAGGACCGGCTCCACGAGCTGGGCATCACGGTCAACCGGAACGCCATCCCGAACGACCCGCGGCCGCCGATGGTCACCTCGGGTCTGCGGATCGGTACGCCGGCCCTGGCGACCCGCGGTTTCCAGACCGAGGACTTCACCGAGGTCGCGGAGATCATCGCCGCCGCCCTCAAGCCGTCCTACGACGCGGACGCCCTGAAGGCCCGCGTCGTCGCGCTGGCCGAGAAGTTCCCGCTGTACCCCGGCCTGAAGTAA
- a CDS encoding enhanced serine sensitivity protein SseB, with protein sequence MDVPAQVQSHPQGGWPANELEEVLMASVGSPEAGGRLVEVLGRSQVWVPLPNGGGPDSSDLDLPTLEIEGAAYVPVFSSEQQFLACVGTQMSFTVAPARDFARGLPPQLGIAVNPGGAVGLPLPPPAVAELCRAGRTPLDGPASGGRVRLYEPDWKEEPVDFLSAAAGEFEVSGVVLSARRALASIEGGDPVLFIGVEFSTWEGAGRNAPMDALGRALGRVEVPWPVNLVLLDVAQDPVADWMREKIQPFYQRAGA encoded by the coding sequence GTGGACGTTCCGGCGCAGGTCCAGTCCCATCCGCAGGGCGGATGGCCGGCCAATGAGCTCGAAGAAGTGCTGATGGCCTCGGTGGGCAGCCCGGAGGCGGGCGGCCGCCTCGTCGAGGTGCTCGGACGCAGCCAGGTATGGGTGCCGCTGCCCAACGGCGGCGGACCCGACTCGTCGGACCTGGACCTGCCGACGCTGGAGATCGAGGGCGCCGCGTACGTCCCCGTGTTCAGCTCCGAACAGCAGTTCCTCGCCTGCGTCGGCACCCAGATGTCCTTCACCGTCGCGCCCGCCCGCGACTTCGCCCGCGGGCTGCCCCCGCAGCTCGGCATCGCCGTGAACCCGGGCGGCGCGGTCGGGCTGCCGCTGCCGCCGCCCGCCGTGGCCGAACTCTGCCGGGCCGGACGCACCCCGCTGGACGGGCCGGCCAGCGGCGGCAGGGTCCGGCTGTACGAACCGGACTGGAAGGAGGAGCCCGTCGACTTCCTCTCCGCGGCGGCCGGTGAATTCGAGGTGAGCGGCGTCGTGCTCTCCGCCCGCCGGGCGCTGGCCAGCATCGAGGGCGGCGACCCCGTCCTCTTCATCGGCGTCGAGTTCTCCACCTGGGAAGGCGCGGGGCGCAATGCCCCGATGGACGCCCTCGGCCGTGCTCTGGGCCGGGTCGAGGTGCCCTGGCCGGTCAATCTCGTACTGCTCGATGTGGCGCAGGACCCGGTCGCCGACTGGATGCGGGAGAAGATCCAGCCGTTCTACCAGCGGGCGGGCGCGTAG
- a CDS encoding AAA family ATPase — MTLQRYATTAGVAHGAMPAQPGAPAREMSGPHAPVVRDLRERSGRSPRGLRFATGDVVVVSGLPGSGKSTLIRRAVTTAHAIDSQDTRDRWARAMPRLLPYALYRPLVRAAHYWGLWRVLRSGESVVVHDCGTQSWVRGWLARGARRRGRVLHLVLLDVTPATAREGQRERGRGVSGYAFARHRRAVGRLLRAAETGLLPPGCGSAVLLDREAAGRLDRITFSDGRFGAGR; from the coding sequence ATGACGTTGCAGCGGTACGCGACGACCGCGGGGGTCGCGCACGGCGCGATGCCCGCACAGCCGGGGGCCCCGGCGAGGGAGATGTCCGGCCCGCACGCGCCCGTCGTGCGGGATCTGCGGGAGCGGTCCGGGCGCAGTCCGCGCGGCCTGCGTTTCGCCACGGGCGACGTGGTGGTGGTCTCCGGGCTGCCCGGCAGCGGCAAGTCGACGCTCATCCGGCGGGCGGTGACGACGGCGCACGCCATCGACTCCCAGGACACCCGTGACCGCTGGGCGCGGGCCATGCCCCGCTTACTGCCGTACGCCCTCTACCGCCCGCTCGTCCGCGCCGCCCACTACTGGGGGCTGTGGCGGGTGCTGCGTTCCGGGGAGTCCGTCGTCGTCCACGACTGCGGGACGCAGTCGTGGGTGCGCGGCTGGCTGGCCCGTGGCGCGCGGCGCCGTGGCCGTGTGCTGCATCTCGTCCTGCTCGACGTCACACCCGCGACCGCGAGGGAGGGCCAGCGCGAGCGCGGACGCGGCGTATCGGGCTACGCCTTCGCCCGGCACCGCAGGGCGGTGGGCAGGCTGCTGAGGGCGGCCGAGACCGGCCTGCTGCCGCCCGGGTGCGGCTCGGCGGTGCTGCTGGACCGGGAGGCGGCGGGGAGGCTCGACCGGATCACGTTCTCGGACGGGCGGTTCGGGGCCGGGCGTTAA